From one Thalassospira lucentensis genomic stretch:
- a CDS encoding HAD family hydrolase, with the protein MSQPTTSTSGVNISSVRDAVVFDMDGTLAHFDADELGHLVHGVEKHWDAFFDEMDRAAPIADIERLLRVLHQSGQAIVICSGRPAGWQHRSEAWLRAHGIPFDGMYLRPEDADHRTDEEVKEDLLAQIRADGFNPWLVVDDRKRVVDKWRDMGLTCLQCAPGDF; encoded by the coding sequence GTGAGCCAACCCACAACCAGTACTTCAGGGGTAAACATATCGTCCGTTCGTGATGCGGTGGTGTTTGATATGGATGGCACATTGGCCCATTTCGATGCTGATGAATTGGGGCATCTGGTGCATGGGGTGGAAAAGCACTGGGATGCGTTTTTCGATGAAATGGACAGGGCCGCCCCGATTGCAGATATCGAACGGCTTTTGCGGGTTTTGCATCAATCCGGGCAGGCGATTGTGATCTGTTCGGGCCGCCCGGCTGGGTGGCAGCACCGCTCCGAAGCATGGCTTCGTGCGCATGGCATTCCGTTTGACGGCATGTATCTGCGCCCAGAAGATGCCGATCACCGCACGGACGAGGAAGTCAAGGAAGACCTTCTGGCACAAATCCGGGCGGATGGTTTTAACCCATGGCTGGTGGTCGATGATCGCAAGCGGGTGGTGGATAAATGGCGCGATATGGGGCTGACCTGTCTGCAATGCGCACCGGGGGATTTTTAG
- a CDS encoding LysR family transcriptional regulator: MTDPAKTLPLSSAKSLLFRSGNLFQRGLKLSHLRMIVAMEETGQISQAADMLQTSQPAASRLLSEMETILEARLCVRGSRGIEMTNAGRALARRARSMLIEIREAEREIEDIKHGGGTVFIGAVTAAAVDLVVPAIRTVQSINALLEAHVSVGPSHLLIKDLLAGDHDFVIGRVPEDMDPRQFNIREIRSEKIRLMVRAGHPLLAENKAVSLARLAKFEWILPPPGNLMRRTIEDVFISRHLPLPHSSLNSASLLVTLSTLSGTDAIAPMAEEVTSLLSIGGMIAELPFDDAIEIKPYSLITARGHRLSPSAQLVSDHILARIEKPAP; the protein is encoded by the coding sequence ATGACCGACCCCGCCAAGACGCTGCCGCTCAGTTCCGCAAAATCCCTGCTGTTTCGATCCGGCAATCTGTTTCAACGTGGCCTGAAGCTTAGCCATCTGCGCATGATCGTCGCGATGGAGGAAACCGGGCAGATCAGCCAGGCCGCAGACATGTTGCAAACATCGCAGCCCGCGGCATCGCGTCTGTTGTCGGAAATGGAAACCATTCTTGAAGCCCGACTGTGCGTGCGCGGATCACGCGGTATTGAAATGACCAATGCCGGTCGAGCCCTTGCCCGACGTGCGCGCAGCATGCTGATTGAAATCCGCGAGGCCGAACGCGAGATCGAGGATATCAAACATGGCGGCGGCACGGTTTTTATCGGTGCGGTGACCGCCGCGGCAGTCGATCTGGTCGTGCCCGCGATCCGAACCGTACAGTCGATCAATGCCCTGCTTGAAGCCCATGTTTCGGTCGGGCCATCGCATTTGCTGATCAAGGATCTGCTGGCGGGCGATCATGATTTTGTCATTGGCCGCGTGCCCGAGGACATGGACCCGCGCCAGTTCAATATCCGCGAAATCCGAAGCGAGAAAATCCGTCTGATGGTCCGCGCCGGGCACCCATTGCTTGCCGAAAACAAAGCGGTATCCCTTGCCCGTCTTGCCAAGTTCGAATGGATTTTACCGCCACCGGGCAACCTGATGCGCCGTACGATCGAAGATGTCTTCATCTCACGCCATTTGCCTTTGCCGCATTCCAGCCTGAATTCCGCGTCACTTCTGGTCACCCTTTCCACCCTGTCGGGCACGGATGCCATTGCGCCAATGGCCGAAGAAGTCACATCGCTTCTGAGTATCGGGGGCATGATTGCCGAACTGCCATTTGACGATGCGATTGAAATCAAGCCCTACAGCCTGATTACCGCGCGCGGGCATCGTCTGTCGCCATCGGCACAACTTGTTTCGGATCATATTCTGGCCCGTATCGAAAAGCCCGCTCCATAA
- a CDS encoding ABC transporter ATP-binding protein produces the protein MADINLSRITKSFGDYRAVNQVSLDIKDGEFVALLGPSGCGKTTLLRLLAGFEEPDHGTISLGGQAVADPANGVMVNPEARNLGIVFQSYALWPHMSVARNVGYPLEVRGLGRAERDAKIAEALSIVALEPCADRSPTELSGGQRQRVALARCLVMEPRAVLLDEPLANLDVHLRETMQQAFLDFHRRTGATMIYVTHDQAEAMAMADRIAVMDKGRIRQVAAPETLYREPADHMVAGFVGAGAVLPIGDVSMRGTGRCSVRLGEAAIHARICQKAANNSDGQDLGLCLRPEDVWVDEAGTLRGSVEDCVYLGGRFRLQVRVGADQILPVYATRRARIGETVGLVISDGWVFDRSEGEAA, from the coding sequence ATGGCAGACATAAATCTTTCGCGGATTACCAAATCGTTTGGCGATTACCGTGCGGTCAATCAGGTGTCGCTTGATATCAAGGATGGCGAATTTGTTGCCCTTTTGGGACCATCAGGATGCGGCAAGACGACATTGCTGCGTCTTCTGGCCGGGTTCGAGGAGCCCGATCATGGCACCATATCGTTGGGCGGGCAGGCGGTTGCCGATCCGGCCAACGGGGTGATGGTCAATCCCGAAGCACGCAACCTTGGCATCGTGTTTCAGTCCTATGCGCTTTGGCCGCATATGTCGGTCGCGCGAAATGTCGGTTACCCGCTGGAGGTCCGCGGGCTTGGCCGGGCGGAACGCGATGCGAAAATTGCCGAGGCATTGTCGATTGTCGCTCTTGAACCCTGTGCCGATCGCAGCCCGACGGAACTTTCGGGTGGGCAACGACAGCGGGTGGCACTGGCGCGCTGTCTAGTGATGGAGCCGCGTGCGGTGTTGCTTGATGAGCCGCTTGCTAACCTTGACGTTCACTTGCGCGAAACCATGCAGCAGGCGTTTCTGGATTTTCATCGCCGGACCGGGGCGACGATGATTTACGTCACCCACGATCAGGCCGAAGCTATGGCAATGGCCGACAGAATTGCCGTGATGGACAAGGGCCGCATTCGTCAGGTGGCGGCCCCGGAAACCCTTTACCGGGAACCGGCCGATCATATGGTCGCAGGCTTTGTCGGGGCCGGGGCAGTGTTGCCGATTGGCGATGTTTCCATGCGGGGAACCGGGCGGTGTTCTGTTCGGTTGGGCGAGGCGGCGATCCATGCGCGGATTTGCCAGAAGGCGGCAAATAACAGCGACGGGCAGGACCTTGGTCTTTGCCTGCGGCCCGAAGATGTCTGGGTCGATGAAGCCGGGACATTGCGCGGTTCGGTCGAGGATTGCGTTTATCTGGGCGGTCGGTTCCGGCTTCAGGTGAGGGTCGGTGCCGATCAGATCCTGCCGGTTTACGCAACCAGACGGGCACGGATTGGTGAGACGGTCGGGCTTGTGATTTCCGACGGCTGGGTCTTTGACCGTTCAGAAGGTGAGGCCGCCTGA
- a CDS encoding AAA family ATPase, translating into MQSPYPSNLVVITGGPGAGKTTLINYLHERGYEISREVARAVIEEQQERGGNALPWGDNEAYAGLMTRGSIRAWQHGMGQDPQTVFFDRGLPDTLAHRELSGLPDDPGLKRAIETYRYRRTVFILPPWSEIYKNDNARTQSFSEAVRTYVVLYRTYLQCGYEPVEIRKGPVEQRAAQILARLKL; encoded by the coding sequence ATGCAATCGCCTTATCCATCCAATCTTGTTGTTATCACCGGCGGGCCCGGTGCCGGCAAAACCACATTGATCAATTATCTTCACGAACGCGGCTATGAAATCAGCCGCGAAGTCGCGCGTGCCGTGATCGAGGAACAGCAGGAACGCGGCGGCAATGCCCTGCCCTGGGGCGATAACGAAGCCTATGCCGGGTTAATGACGCGCGGTTCGATCCGAGCCTGGCAACATGGCATGGGTCAGGACCCGCAAACGGTTTTCTTTGATCGCGGCCTGCCCGATACGCTCGCCCACCGGGAACTTTCCGGCCTACCCGATGATCCCGGGCTAAAACGCGCCATTGAAACCTATCGCTATCGCAGAACGGTTTTCATCCTGCCGCCATGGTCGGAAATCTACAAAAACGACAATGCGCGAACACAAAGCTTCTCTGAGGCCGTCAGAACATATGTCGTTCTGTATCGCACCTATCTGCAATGCGGTTATGAGCCGGTTGAAATCCGTAAAGGTCCCGTCGAACAACGCGCCGCCCAGATTCTTGCCCGCCTGAAACTTTAA
- a CDS encoding MBL fold metallo-hydrolase, with the protein MSARMRVLSGLGEKGPACLRLEFFNRRWLLDCGVGPENDSGFDPAWLNKVNAVFITHDHVDHIGAAAEVIAAGLPIYCTEVTARSLPAGANVIILPPYGEIQVDGVTVTTGRTGHAFGGVWLHFELGGGVLYTGDFCKEFDYFLYDTPPDAATVLMDASYGMERLTQQVRIDGLLTKMSKLDGQILFPVPPSGRAAEMALLFEKHGMADWSMDARCYGRVKQVLGDGGSDYVSFDAIRKLRDLKDKARDFNPDARLLLCHAPCGTYGTAGELIEKWEQEGRLGRDAHVIFTGFMPVEARRMVEKGHAHFRRWNVHPLFDDVVAMANDCHAMQIVPLFNGRPEDFALVDGFDGRLQLSDRFYL; encoded by the coding sequence ATGTCTGCCCGGATGCGTGTTTTATCGGGACTTGGTGAAAAGGGCCCGGCCTGTCTGCGGCTGGAGTTTTTCAACCGGCGCTGGCTGCTTGATTGCGGGGTCGGTCCGGAAAATGACAGCGGTTTTGACCCGGCATGGCTCAATAAAGTTAACGCTGTTTTCATTACCCATGATCATGTCGATCATATTGGGGCCGCGGCCGAAGTTATTGCGGCAGGCCTGCCGATTTATTGTACCGAAGTCACGGCACGGTCATTACCCGCCGGTGCGAATGTGATTATCCTGCCACCTTATGGGGAAATCCAGGTTGACGGTGTGACGGTTACGACCGGGAGGACCGGGCATGCCTTTGGCGGAGTATGGCTGCATTTTGAACTGGGTGGCGGGGTGCTTTACACCGGCGATTTCTGCAAGGAGTTTGATTACTTCCTGTATGACACGCCGCCCGACGCGGCGACGGTTTTGATGGACGCGTCCTATGGTATGGAGCGCCTGACACAGCAGGTGCGGATCGATGGGCTTTTGACCAAGATGTCCAAACTTGATGGCCAGATCCTGTTTCCTGTACCGCCGAGCGGGCGGGCGGCTGAAATGGCGTTGCTGTTTGAAAAACACGGCATGGCCGACTGGTCGATGGATGCGCGGTGCTATGGGCGCGTTAAACAGGTTCTGGGCGACGGGGGATCGGACTATGTGTCGTTTGATGCGATCCGTAAATTGCGCGATCTTAAGGATAAGGCGCGCGATTTTAACCCGGATGCCAGATTGCTTTTGTGTCACGCCCCATGCGGGACATATGGTACGGCGGGCGAACTGATTGAAAAATGGGAACAGGAAGGTCGGCTTGGCCGTGATGCGCATGTGATCTTTACCGGCTTCATGCCGGTCGAGGCGCGCAGGATGGTTGAAAAGGGCCATGCGCATTTCCGGCGCTGGAACGTGCATCCGCTATTTGACGATGTGGTTGCGATGGCCAATGACTGCCACGCGATGCAGATCGTGCCGCTGTTTAATGGCCGTCCGGAGGACTTTGCCCTTGTCGATGGCTTTGACGGGCGGTTACAGCTTTCGGATCGGTTTTATCTGTAA
- a CDS encoding iron ABC transporter permease → MQAASRLRGFMPGFASPTVGNRSSDRLLPWLLLPVFVISILPIVRLAIEGVFIGGVPSADYIRDVLGSSTTWRATVNSLYTAGLGTIISLLIGGAFAFLVALTDIRAKAVLVFCFMIPMMIPPQITALAWVQLTGPSSALLNALGMAPAMGSPQPFYSAEGIALLLGIQHASIVFLTLRANLRLLPREQIEAARLAGARGGRLWWQIILPLTSPGLIAGTAMAFVTALGNFGIPAMLGIPANYSTLPTLIYQKLAGFGPSVLGEVSVLAMLIGAIAICGVALHHRLLGKRDYRLMGMVGRPLDIRLGQRRTLVEAVLWAVLMAILVIPLMALIATALVPAFGVKLSLANYSFDAFYEVLFVQPSTIRAFHNSFMLSVGAAVTLVAICLPLAYVIVRRPTRLTHMVNLLVEVPYALPGVVLAIACILLFIRIPVIDVSLYGTLAIIFVAYLARFLVIALRPVMNSFSQLDPALEEAAQACGAGLGRRLRDILLPLAAPSAAAGALLVFLTAFNELTVSALLWSAGNETLGVLIFNLDDSGDTVLASAVAVLVVLVVIALMSCFQLASRRLPKGVVPWQT, encoded by the coding sequence ATGCAGGCTGCAAGTCGCCTTCGCGGCTTCATGCCCGGCTTTGCAAGCCCGACGGTTGGCAACCGGTCTTCGGACCGGTTGCTGCCATGGCTTTTATTGCCGGTGTTCGTGATTTCGATTTTACCGATTGTGCGCCTTGCGATTGAGGGCGTGTTTATCGGTGGTGTGCCAAGTGCGGATTATATCCGCGATGTGCTGGGCAGTTCGACGACCTGGCGGGCGACCGTCAACAGTCTTTATACCGCAGGGCTTGGCACGATTATCTCGCTTCTGATCGGGGGGGCGTTTGCCTTTCTGGTCGCATTGACAGATATCCGCGCCAAGGCGGTTCTGGTTTTCTGTTTCATGATCCCGATGATGATCCCGCCGCAGATTACGGCATTGGCATGGGTGCAATTGACCGGGCCGAGCAGTGCTCTTTTGAATGCGCTGGGCATGGCACCGGCGATGGGATCGCCCCAGCCGTTCTATTCGGCAGAGGGGATTGCGCTGTTGCTGGGGATTCAGCATGCATCGATCGTGTTTCTGACCCTTCGGGCCAATTTGCGCCTGCTGCCGCGCGAACAGATCGAAGCCGCCCGTCTGGCGGGGGCGCGTGGCGGTCGGTTGTGGTGGCAGATCATCCTGCCGCTGACCAGCCCCGGTTTGATTGCCGGAACGGCGATGGCGTTTGTCACGGCCCTTGGCAATTTCGGTATTCCGGCAATGCTGGGGATACCGGCCAATTATTCGACATTGCCGACCCTGATTTATCAGAAACTGGCCGGATTTGGTCCGTCGGTTCTGGGCGAGGTATCGGTCTTGGCGATGCTGATCGGGGCGATTGCGATTTGCGGTGTGGCGTTGCATCACCGGTTACTGGGCAAGCGCGATTATCGTCTGATGGGGATGGTTGGGCGGCCGCTTGACATCCGGTTGGGCCAGCGGCGGACATTGGTTGAAGCGGTGCTTTGGGCGGTTTTGATGGCCATTCTGGTGATCCCATTGATGGCACTTATTGCGACCGCACTGGTTCCGGCATTCGGGGTGAAGCTGAGCCTTGCCAATTACAGTTTCGATGCGTTTTACGAAGTTCTGTTTGTTCAGCCATCGACCATCCGCGCGTTCCATAACAGTTTCATGTTGTCGGTTGGGGCGGCGGTGACGCTGGTCGCGATCTGTTTGCCGCTGGCTTATGTGATTGTCCGGCGGCCAACCCGGTTGACCCATATGGTCAATCTTCTGGTCGAGGTGCCCTATGCCTTGCCCGGTGTGGTTTTGGCGATTGCCTGCATTCTTCTGTTCATCCGCATTCCGGTGATTGATGTCAGTCTCTATGGCACGCTCGCGATCATTTTTGTCGCCTATCTGGCGCGGTTCCTGGTGATTGCACTGCGCCCGGTGATGAACAGTTTTTCCCAGCTTGATCCGGCATTAGAAGAAGCCGCACAGGCATGTGGTGCCGGGCTTGGCCGCCGGTTGCGCGATATCCTGCTGCCATTGGCGGCACCGTCGGCGGCAGCCGGCGCGTTACTTGTGTTTTTGACAGCGTTTAACGAATTGACGGTTTCGGCCCTTTTGTGGTCGGCCGGGAACGAGACGCTGGGTGTTTTGATCTTCAATCTCGATGACAGTGGCGACACCGTTCTAGCCTCGGCCGTGGCGGTTTTGGTTGTGCTGGTCGTTATTGCGTTGATGTCCTGTTTTCAACTGGCATCACGCCGTTTGCCCAAGGGAGTTGTGCCATGGCAGACATAA
- the mmsA gene encoding multiple monosaccharide ABC transporter ATP-binding protein, protein MDTILEMRNITKTFPGVKALDDVSLKVERGEIHALCGENGAGKSTLMKVLSGVYPIGSYEGDILYDGDVQEFKDIRDSEERGIIIIHQELALVPLLSIAENIFLGNEICENGVINWPATFARTGELLKKVGLRETPSELITNIGVGKQQLVEIAKALSKKVKLLILDEPTASLQENDSQKLLDLLLEFKAQGITSILISHKLNEINRVADRITIIRDGKAISTLDARGGKITEDDIVKDMVGRDMAHRYPDRTPNIGTAKLMEVRNWNVTHPLHPERKVVKNVNIDVAAGEVVGIAGLMGAGRTELAMSIFGRAYGADISGEVLINGKLADVTTVEKAIASGLAYVTEDRKEMGLVLEESITTNITLANLDGVAERGVINEGAERQVAEEYRSKINIRTPNVAQKAVNLSGGNQQKVVLAKWLFAGPEVLILDEPTRGIDVGAKYEIYTIINQLAADGKGVIMISSEMPELLGMCDRIYVMNEGEIKGQLAANDASQEKIMRMILKA, encoded by the coding sequence ATGGATACCATCCTGGAAATGCGCAACATCACCAAAACCTTTCCGGGGGTGAAGGCGCTGGACGATGTCAGCCTGAAGGTGGAACGTGGCGAAATCCACGCCCTTTGCGGCGAAAACGGGGCCGGTAAATCGACCCTGATGAAGGTACTGAGTGGCGTTTACCCGATCGGTAGCTATGAAGGTGACATCCTTTATGACGGGGATGTGCAGGAATTCAAGGATATCCGCGACAGCGAAGAGCGCGGCATCATCATCATTCACCAGGAACTGGCACTTGTGCCGTTGCTTTCGATTGCCGAAAACATCTTTCTGGGCAACGAGATTTGTGAAAATGGTGTGATCAACTGGCCGGCGACCTTTGCGCGCACCGGTGAGCTTTTGAAAAAGGTCGGCCTTCGCGAAACACCCAGCGAACTGATTACGAATATCGGTGTCGGCAAGCAGCAGCTTGTTGAAATTGCCAAGGCGCTTTCGAAAAAGGTTAAGCTTCTGATCCTTGACGAGCCCACGGCAAGTTTGCAGGAAAATGATAGCCAGAAGCTTTTGGACCTGTTGCTGGAATTCAAGGCGCAGGGCATTACGTCGATCCTGATTTCGCACAAACTGAACGAGATCAATCGCGTTGCGGACCGCATCACGATCATTCGCGATGGCAAGGCGATTTCGACCCTAGATGCGCGCGGCGGCAAAATTACCGAGGACGATATCGTAAAGGATATGGTCGGGCGCGATATGGCGCACCGCTATCCGGATCGTACGCCAAATATCGGTACGGCCAAGCTGATGGAAGTCCGCAACTGGAATGTGACCCATCCGCTGCATCCTGAACGCAAGGTTGTCAAAAACGTCAATATCGATGTTGCGGCGGGCGAGGTTGTCGGGATTGCCGGTCTGATGGGGGCCGGGCGAACCGAACTTGCCATGAGCATCTTTGGCCGCGCCTATGGCGCGGATATCAGCGGCGAAGTCCTGATCAATGGCAAGCTTGCGGATGTAACGACCGTCGAAAAGGCGATTGCGTCGGGTCTTGCCTATGTGACCGAGGACCGCAAGGAAATGGGACTGGTGCTTGAAGAAAGCATCACGACCAATATTACGCTCGCCAATCTTGACGGTGTTGCCGAACGCGGTGTCATCAATGAAGGCGCCGAACGTCAGGTGGCCGAGGAATACCGCAGCAAAATCAATATCCGCACCCCGAATGTCGCGCAAAAGGCGGTCAATCTTTCGGGTGGTAACCAGCAGAAAGTCGTTCTGGCGAAATGGCTGTTTGCCGGGCCGGAGGTCCTTATTCTGGACGAGCCCACGCGTGGTATCGATGTGGGTGCGAAATACGAGATTTATACGATTATCAACCAGCTGGCAGCCGACGGTAAGGGGGTCATCATGATCTCGTCGGAAATGCCGGAGCTTCTGGGCATGTGCGATCGCATCTACGTGATGAACGAGGGTGAGATCAAAGGGCAACTGGCGGCAAACGATGCCAGCCAGGAAAAAATCATGCGCATGATCCTGAAAGCGTGA
- the chvE gene encoding multiple monosaccharide ABC transporter substrate-binding protein: MKRLSAVMAGVAFGAAAMMSPMISGSYAHADEKGYVGIAMPTKSSARWISDGESMVKQFEDAGYKTDLQYAEDDIPNQLSQIENMIVKGVDVLVIAAIDGTTLSNALENAKAAGIKVFAYDRLIRESANVDYYSTFDNFQVGVQQATSLVDGLLAQGEPPFNVELFGGSPDDNNAYFFYNGAMSVLQPLIDEGTVVIKSGQMGMDKVGTLRWDGAVAQARMDNLLSAYYTDDQVDGVLSPYDGLSIGILSSLKGVGYGSGDMKMPVVTGQDAELPSVKSILAGEQYSTIFKDTRELARVTVSMVDAVLAGKEPTINDTKTYDNGVKVVPSYLLEPVMVDKSNWEEILVGSGYYEKDQVQ, from the coding sequence ATGAAACGTCTCAGTGCCGTAATGGCAGGGGTCGCCTTTGGCGCGGCCGCAATGATGAGCCCGATGATTTCTGGCAGTTATGCACATGCCGATGAAAAAGGATATGTCGGGATCGCGATGCCCACCAAATCCTCGGCACGCTGGATTTCGGACGGCGAGTCCATGGTTAAGCAGTTTGAAGACGCCGGTTACAAAACCGATCTGCAATATGCAGAAGACGATATTCCCAACCAGCTTTCCCAGATTGAAAACATGATCGTCAAGGGCGTCGATGTCCTTGTGATTGCTGCAATCGACGGCACCACGCTTTCGAATGCACTTGAAAATGCCAAGGCTGCCGGGATCAAGGTTTTCGCCTATGACCGCCTGATCCGCGAAAGTGCCAATGTCGATTATTATTCGACCTTTGATAACTTCCAGGTCGGCGTGCAGCAGGCAACCTCGCTTGTTGACGGTCTTCTGGCGCAGGGCGAACCGCCGTTCAACGTTGAACTGTTCGGTGGATCGCCGGACGATAACAACGCTTACTTCTTCTATAACGGCGCAATGTCGGTTCTGCAGCCGTTGATCGATGAGGGCACGGTTGTGATCAAATCCGGCCAGATGGGCATGGACAAGGTCGGTACCCTTCGCTGGGACGGTGCGGTTGCACAGGCCCGTATGGATAACCTGCTGTCGGCTTATTACACTGACGATCAGGTTGATGGTGTCCTGTCGCCCTATGACGGTCTTTCGATCGGTATCCTGTCGTCGCTTAAGGGCGTTGGTTATGGTTCTGGCGACATGAAAATGCCGGTTGTAACCGGTCAGGATGCGGAACTGCCGTCGGTCAAGTCGATCCTTGCCGGTGAACAGTATTCCACAATCTTCAAGGATACCCGTGAACTTGCACGTGTCACCGTTTCGATGGTTGATGCCGTTCTTGCCGGTAAAGAACCGACCATCAATGACACCAAAACCTATGACAACGGTGTCAAGGTTGTGCCGTCCTATCTGCTGGAACCGGTCATGGTCGACAAATCCAACTGGGAAGAAATCCTGGTCGGTTCGGGCTACTACGAAAAGGATCAGGTTCAGTAA
- the msrB gene encoding peptide-methionine (R)-S-oxide reductase MsrB — MTKYTKNPDAIKALDANQYHITQNSGTEPPFRNEFWDHKEDGLYVDIVSGEPLFTSRDKFDSGCGWPSFTRPVETDHVVAREDNTHGMRRIEVRSKHGDSHLGHVFPDGPKEAGGLRYCINSASLRFIPVSNLEAEGYGDYKPLFD, encoded by the coding sequence ATGACGAAATACACCAAGAACCCGGACGCAATCAAAGCCCTTGACGCCAACCAGTATCACATCACGCAAAACAGCGGCACCGAACCACCGTTTCGCAATGAATTCTGGGATCACAAGGAAGATGGGCTTTATGTCGATATCGTCTCGGGCGAGCCATTATTCACATCCCGCGACAAGTTTGATTCCGGCTGCGGCTGGCCAAGCTTCACCCGCCCGGTCGAAACCGATCATGTCGTCGCCCGCGAAGACAATACGCACGGCATGCGTCGGATTGAAGTCCGCTCCAAACATGGCGACAGCCATCTGGGCCATGTCTTCCCCGACGGCCCCAAAGAAGCCGGTGGCCTGCGTTACTGCATCAATTCCGCATCGCTTCGCTTTATCCCGGTCAGTAACCTTGAGGCCGAGGGATACGGAGACTACAAACCGCTTTTCGATTAA
- a CDS encoding thermonuclease family protein — protein MTSLLVTLLSPFAPIAANATCYDWPLRERQGEYAYDGDTIYVNIPGLPGEIAEMSVRVRGVDTPEIRGKCETEKSLAGKARDFARQSLRSAKRVEFCEPEWGRYGGRVVASVRIDGKALDQELINQGFARPYDGKTKRQPWCQG, from the coding sequence ATGACTTCGCTCCTCGTTACTCTCCTATCGCCATTCGCCCCTATCGCTGCCAACGCCACCTGCTATGACTGGCCGCTTCGTGAACGTCAGGGCGAATATGCCTATGACGGCGACACCATCTATGTGAATATCCCCGGCCTTCCCGGCGAAATTGCCGAAATGTCGGTACGTGTGCGTGGGGTGGATACGCCCGAAATCCGTGGCAAATGCGAAACCGAAAAATCCCTTGCCGGCAAAGCCCGCGATTTCGCGCGTCAAAGCCTGAGATCGGCCAAACGCGTTGAATTCTGCGAACCTGAATGGGGGCGTTATGGTGGGCGTGTCGTTGCATCGGTGCGCATTGACGGCAAGGCACTTGATCAGGAACTGATCAATCAGGGTTTCGCCCGCCCTTATGACGGCAAAACAAAGCGCCAGCCGTGGTGCCAAGGGTGA
- a CDS encoding histidine phosphatase family protein — MIYPAKTFDFPKVPFVFIRHGETDANKAEIIAGSSEPPLNNAGREQARAIAPLMAMGKWQAVYVSPQDRARKTAELVLPDYELHILDGLRERHWGDLEGRPISEVCSRFDTPPNGEGFDAMCQRVSFAMQTALAEVSDRLTVVVAHSGVGRCILYMTGFDAEGPRIANATPILFRPTAMGWGYENLTEDLIREISA, encoded by the coding sequence ATGATTTATCCTGCAAAGACGTTCGATTTTCCGAAAGTGCCGTTTGTGTTTATCCGGCACGGGGAAACCGATGCCAACAAGGCCGAAATCATCGCCGGGTCAAGCGAGCCGCCATTGAACAATGCGGGCCGCGAACAGGCGCGTGCGATTGCACCATTGATGGCGATGGGAAAATGGCAGGCGGTCTATGTCAGCCCGCAGGACAGGGCGCGCAAAACAGCCGAACTGGTTTTGCCCGATTATGAATTGCACATTCTTGACGGGTTGCGCGAGCGCCATTGGGGTGACCTTGAAGGGCGCCCGATTTCCGAAGTGTGTTCGCGGTTCGATACCCCGCCCAATGGCGAGGGATTTGATGCCATGTGCCAGCGCGTGTCGTTTGCCATGCAGACCGCGCTGGCCGAGGTCAGTGATCGCCTGACCGTGGTGGTAGCCCATTCGGGTGTCGGGCGCTGCATTCTTTATATGACCGGTTTTGATGCCGAAGGCCCGCGCATTGCCAATGCAACACCGATCCTGTTTCGTCCGACGGCAATGGGATGGGGATATGAAAATTTGACCGAAGATTTGATCAGGGAGATTTCCGCGTGA